In Peromyscus maniculatus bairdii isolate BWxNUB_F1_BW_parent chromosome 21, HU_Pman_BW_mat_3.1, whole genome shotgun sequence, one DNA window encodes the following:
- the Imp4 gene encoding U3 small nucleolar ribonucleoprotein IMP4: MLRREARLRREYLYRKAREDAQRSVQEKKERVKRALEENQLIPTELRREALALQGSLEFDDAGGEGVTSHVDDEYRWAGVEDPKIMITTSRDPSSRLKMFAKELKLVFPGAQRMNRGRHEVGALVRACKANGVTDLLVVHEHRGTPVGLIVSHLPFGPTAYFTLCNVVMRHDIPDLGTMSEAKPHLITHGFTSRLGKRVSDILRYLFPVPKDDSHRVITFANQDDYISFRHHVYKKTDHRNVELTEVGPRFELKLYMIRLGTLEQEATADVEWRWHPYTNTARKRVFLSTE, encoded by the exons ATG CTCCGCCGGGAGGCTCGCCTGCGCCGCGAGTACCTGTACCGCAAGGCCCGGGAGGATGCGCAGCGGTCCGTTCAGGAGAAGAAGGAGCGAGTCAAGCGTGCCCTGGAAG AAAACCAGCTGATTCCCACTGAGCTACGCCGGGAGGCTCTAGCCTTACAGGGGTCCCTGGAGTTTGACGATGCTGGCGGTGAAG GTGTGACCAGCCACGTAGATGATGAATATCGATGGGCTGGTGTTGAAGATCCTAAAATCATGATCACTACCTCCCGAGACCCCAGTTCTCGCCTGAAGATGTTCGCAAAG gaactgaagctggtGTTCCCAGGTGCCCAGCGCATGAACCGAGGTCGGCATGAGGTTGGCGCGCTGGTGCGAGCTTGCAAAGCCAATGGGGTCACTGACCTGTTGGTTGTCCATGAGCATCGAGGCACACCTG TGGGGCTCATTGTCAGCCATCTGCCCTTCGGTCCTACGGCTTACTTCACACTGTGCAATGTGGTTATGCGGCATGACATCCCTGACCTGGGCACCATGTCAGAGGCCAAGCCTCACCTCATCACCCATGGCTTTACCTCACGGTTGGGCAAGCGG GTGTCTGATATCCTCCGTTACCTGTTCCCTGTGCCAAAGGATGACAGCCATCGGGTCATCACCTTTGCAAACCAGGATGACTACATTTCATTCCG GCACCATGTCTACAAGAAGACAGACCACCGCAATGTGGAGTTGACTGAGGTTGGGCCTCGATTTGAGCTGAAGT TGTACATGATTCGCCTGGGCACACTGGAGCAGGAGGCCACAGCAGACGTAGAGTGGCGCTGGCACCCCTATACCAACACTGCCCGCAAGAGGGTCTTCCTGAGCACTGAGTGA